In Candidatus Obscuribacterales bacterium, the genomic stretch AACTCAGGCTTGAAGGAGCCCTTCAGTTCTTCTTGAACCAGGTTGCGAATCCGAGCATATTGAGCTTCCTCAGCACTTTCTTCGGAGAACTCAAAGCCTAGACCGCCGCCGCCTTTCTCAATGACCCGCGACCCAATGTTCGAGGTCATGATGATCAGGGTGTTCTTGAAGTCTACGGTGCGTCCCTTGGCATCGGTCAGGCGACCATCTTCCAAGATTTGCAACAGCATGTTGAAGACATCTGGGTGAGCCTTCTCAATTTCATCGAAGAGCACCACCGTGTAAGGACGGCGACGCACAGCCTCGGTTAACTGACCGCCTTCGTTGTAGCCGACATAGCCCGGCGGAGAACCGATCAGCTTCGAGACGGTGTGCCGCTCCATGAATTCCGACATGTCTAGGCGAATCATGGCTTCTTCAGATCCGAAGAAGTAGGCTGCCAAGGACTTGGTCAACTCCGTCTTCCCAACCCCGGTGGGTCCAGAGAAGATGAAGCTTGCAATGGGGCGGTTGGGGTTTTTCAGACCCACACGAGACCGTCGGATGGCGCGCGATACGGCTTTCACCGCTTCGTCTTGACCAATCAAGCGGGTGTGGAGGGTATCTTCCATGTGCAGGAGTTTTT encodes the following:
- a CDS encoding AAA family ATPase; translated protein: ESANDNSDASPVVTEEDIAHIVASWTGVPVNKLTESESEKLLHMEDTLHTRLIGQDEAVKAVSRAIRRSRVGLKNPNRPIASFIFSGPTGVGKTELTKSLAAYFFGSEEAMIRLDMSEFMERHTVSKLIGSPPGYVGYNEGGQLTEAVRRRPYTVVLFDEIEKAHPDVFNMLLQILEDGRLTDAKGRTVDFKNTLIIMTSNIGSRVIEKGGGGLGFEFSEESAEEAQYARIRNLVQEELKGSFKPEFLNRLDEIIVFRQLTKDEVKDIATILLKEVFVRLQEKGIHLEVTERFKDRLIDEGYNPSYGARPLRRAIMRLLEDSLAEEILSGRVKEGDTAVVDVDDDGQVRVSSSEQQRELLPQSAD